A DNA window from Allokutzneria albata contains the following coding sequences:
- a CDS encoding LysR family transcriptional regulator, translated as MLNPLHLRTLSAVVRTGSFAEAARELGYTPSAVSQQISALERAIGIPLFERAAHSVRTADAARFIAERGAELLAALEGLEEEIGAFTSGRLGRLRLGTFPTAGARVVPHAIASLTRDRPEAEILLDENEPDDCLPAVLRGDLDIALVYAYDLVPRSWPDELTATPLLDETLVVLLPTDHAATRGDRVRLESLREATWIASRDGSAGSTCLLRLCAAHDFVPRIAYRSNDYDVVQGLVSAGVGVALVPALGHQPANDLRALRPAGDPVRRSVLALHRTANTNPLLVPALAALQAACRAVAGEFLTPAGSR; from the coding sequence ATGCTCAACCCGTTGCACCTGCGCACGCTGTCCGCCGTGGTGCGCACCGGGTCCTTCGCCGAGGCCGCCCGCGAGCTCGGATACACCCCATCGGCGGTGTCCCAGCAGATCTCCGCACTCGAACGCGCGATCGGCATCCCGTTGTTCGAACGCGCCGCGCACAGCGTCCGCACCGCCGACGCCGCCCGGTTCATCGCCGAACGCGGCGCCGAACTCCTGGCCGCGCTGGAAGGACTGGAGGAGGAGATCGGCGCGTTCACCTCCGGGCGGCTCGGACGATTGCGTTTGGGCACCTTCCCGACCGCCGGTGCGCGCGTCGTGCCGCACGCCATCGCGAGCCTGACCCGCGACCGGCCGGAGGCGGAGATCCTGCTCGACGAGAACGAGCCGGACGACTGCCTGCCCGCAGTGCTGCGCGGCGACCTCGACATCGCGCTGGTCTACGCCTACGACCTGGTGCCCCGCAGCTGGCCGGACGAGCTGACGGCAACGCCGTTGCTGGACGAGACCCTCGTCGTTCTGCTGCCCACCGACCACGCCGCGACGCGTGGTGACCGCGTCCGGCTGGAGTCCCTGCGCGAAGCGACGTGGATCGCCAGCCGCGACGGGTCAGCGGGCTCGACGTGCCTGTTGCGGCTGTGCGCCGCCCATGACTTCGTTCCGCGCATCGCCTACCGCAGCAACGACTATGACGTGGTCCAGGGCCTGGTCTCGGCGGGTGTCGGAGTCGCTCTGGTTCCCGCGTTGGGCCATCAGCCCGCCAACGACCTCCGCGCGCTGCGCCCTGCCGGTGATCCCGTGCGGCGCAGCGTCCTGGCCCTGCACCGCACCGCGAACACCAATCCCCTGCTGGTCCCCGCGTTGGCGGCCTTGCAGGCCGCGTGCCGGGCGGTGGCAGGGGAATTCCTCACGCCGGCGGGATCTCGTTGA
- a CDS encoding DeoR family transcriptional regulator, translating into MVALRSRCERPCVEPSTSSSAALRIVQVAGRISVADLAERLGVLEMTVRRDLDSLREQGLVTRVRGGSAPRRTA; encoded by the coding sequence GTGGTGGCTCTCCGGAGCAGGTGCGAGCGGCCATGCGTCGAGCCGTCGACCTCGTCGTCCGCCGCACTTCGGATCGTTCAGGTGGCGGGCCGGATCTCCGTCGCTGACCTGGCCGAACGGCTCGGCGTCTTGGAGATGACCGTCCGACGCGACCTGGACTCCTTGCGGGAGCAGGGCCTCGTCACGCGTGTGCGCGGTGGCAGCGCGCCACGAAGGACCGCATAG
- a CDS encoding TetR/AcrR family transcriptional regulator — MVEELGRRERKKQRTRAAIVEAAAELFERKGYEQTTVAEIAAAADLSTRTFFLHFPSKEDLLLANAQTRIDLGVRALAETRPGASVGEALAEAAERMIANSWENDLPSGLAAVRANLIATVPALQTGLMQRMVAGQTEMAEALHRAYADELDRVDAIALVGALLGAINAAALDSLRGGGSPEQVRAAMRRAVDLVVRRTSDRSGGGPDLRR, encoded by the coding sequence ATGGTCGAGGAACTGGGCCGCCGGGAGCGCAAGAAGCAGCGCACGCGTGCCGCCATCGTCGAGGCGGCGGCGGAGTTGTTCGAGCGCAAGGGCTACGAGCAGACGACGGTCGCCGAGATCGCCGCGGCTGCCGACCTGTCCACGCGCACGTTCTTCCTGCACTTCCCGAGCAAGGAGGACCTGCTGCTGGCCAATGCCCAGACGCGGATCGACCTCGGTGTGCGCGCGCTCGCCGAAACCCGGCCCGGCGCGTCCGTGGGCGAAGCCCTGGCAGAGGCAGCCGAGCGGATGATCGCCAACAGTTGGGAGAACGACCTTCCGAGCGGTCTCGCGGCGGTGCGCGCCAACCTGATCGCCACGGTTCCCGCGCTGCAGACGGGCCTCATGCAGCGGATGGTGGCCGGGCAGACGGAGATGGCCGAGGCGTTGCACCGCGCCTACGCCGACGAACTCGACCGGGTCGACGCGATCGCGCTGGTCGGAGCGCTGCTGGGGGCGATCAACGCGGCCGCGCTCGACAGCCTGCGCGGTGGTGGCTCTCCGGAGCAGGTGCGAGCGGCCATGCGTCGAGCCGTCGACCTCGTCGTCCGCCGCACTTCGGATCGTTCAGGTGGCGGGCCGGATCTCCGTCGCTGA
- a CDS encoding SDR family NAD(P)-dependent oxidoreductase translates to MGSLSGRVVLITGAGRGIGREEALYFAAEGAKVVVNDPGVAPDGSGGDRAVAAAVVKEITARGGAAVANTDSVSDFDGARRVVEAAVDAFGDLHVVINNAAVHRDAPLVGVTEDAFDAVVAVKLKGTFAVSHWAARHWRARWESGDRVDRAIINTSSGSGLLNPLPAHSNYAAANAGVAALTVVNALELGRYGVRVNCLSPSMARTRLTATVPGMGQIPEEGAFDPLHPGVCAPVAAYLAAEDCPMTGQVLSVRGGSVAINQGWSRGAQIAKDDAPWTVAELRTALAELPRDDVFDSLGTALGGALGSGGRDKLQQMINALLDR, encoded by the coding sequence ATGGGATCCCTGAGCGGACGGGTCGTGCTCATCACCGGGGCCGGGCGGGGCATCGGCAGGGAAGAAGCCCTCTACTTCGCCGCCGAGGGCGCGAAAGTCGTCGTCAACGACCCGGGCGTCGCCCCGGACGGCTCCGGCGGTGACCGCGCTGTGGCGGCAGCGGTGGTCAAGGAGATCACCGCCCGCGGCGGAGCCGCCGTGGCCAACACCGACAGCGTCAGCGACTTCGACGGTGCGCGCCGCGTGGTGGAAGCGGCCGTCGACGCCTTCGGCGACCTGCACGTCGTGATCAACAACGCGGCCGTGCACCGGGACGCTCCCCTGGTCGGCGTGACCGAGGACGCCTTCGACGCCGTCGTCGCGGTGAAGCTGAAGGGGACCTTCGCGGTCAGCCACTGGGCGGCGCGCCACTGGCGGGCGAGGTGGGAGTCCGGCGACCGCGTCGACCGGGCGATCATCAACACCTCGTCGGGCTCGGGGCTGCTCAACCCGTTGCCCGCGCACTCCAACTACGCCGCGGCCAACGCCGGTGTCGCCGCGCTGACCGTCGTGAACGCCCTCGAACTCGGCCGCTACGGAGTGCGGGTGAACTGCCTGTCCCCGTCGATGGCGCGAACCCGGCTCACCGCCACCGTGCCGGGCATGGGCCAGATCCCCGAGGAAGGCGCCTTCGACCCGCTGCACCCCGGCGTCTGCGCTCCCGTCGCCGCCTACCTCGCGGCTGAGGACTGCCCGATGACCGGGCAGGTCCTGTCGGTTCGCGGCGGCTCGGTCGCGATCAATCAGGGTTGGTCGCGCGGCGCCCAGATCGCCAAGGACGACGCGCCGTGGACCGTGGCCGAACTCCGCACGGCCCTGGCCGAACTCCCCCGTGACGACGTGTTCGACTCGCTCGGCACCGCCCTCGGCGGCGCACTCGGGTCCGGCGGACGGGACAAGCTCCAGCAGATGATCAACGCGCTGCTCGACCGCTAG
- a CDS encoding Lrp/AsnC family transcriptional regulator, protein MGAPLDDVDHRLLALVQEDAARTLHELGEAVGLSPSAVQRRLSRYRESGLLQRQIAVLDPDVVGQTMFALVLVALERESVEHHRRFTERVRGLPEVQQCYSLAGKWDYALLLVASGIAHCREVAAQLFLSDDNVRRYDTMPVFDVVKRGLEVPTRWT, encoded by the coding sequence GTGGGAGCACCGCTGGACGACGTCGACCACCGCCTGCTCGCTCTTGTCCAGGAGGACGCGGCGCGGACGCTGCACGAGCTGGGCGAGGCGGTCGGCCTGTCCCCGAGCGCCGTGCAGCGCAGGCTGTCGCGGTACCGGGAGAGCGGGTTGCTGCAGCGGCAGATCGCGGTGCTGGACCCCGACGTGGTCGGGCAGACGATGTTCGCGCTGGTGCTGGTGGCGTTGGAGCGGGAGTCCGTCGAGCACCACCGCCGGTTCACCGAGCGCGTGCGCGGGTTGCCGGAGGTGCAGCAGTGCTACTCGCTCGCCGGGAAGTGGGACTACGCGCTGCTGCTCGTGGCGTCGGGGATCGCGCACTGCCGGGAGGTCGCCGCGCAGCTGTTCCTCAGCGACGACAACGTCCGCCGCTACGACACGATGCCGGTCTTCGACGTGGTCAAACGGGGGCTCGAGGTGCCGACCCGGTGGACGTGA
- a CDS encoding threonine ammonia-lyase, with protein MTTPALDLAGIERASKEIDPVFRDSPQFVEESLSALLGRQVLVKLETANPLRCFKGRGADTFAARVPSDVELVCGSAGNFGQALGYVGRSRGIPVRVYVGEDVNPDKLARMRALGAHVVVSGPDCDGAKDEARAYAAEAPGRLFVEEGAESAIAEGNGSIGVELLAAGSFDTVVAPVGDGALISGLAAWIKHHSPQTRVVGVCAAGAPAPERSWRAGTAVATDSVNTIADGIALRRPVMDAVDRMRTLVDDMVLVSESALLKAMGLAARTVGVLLEPAGAATLAALTEHDIPGERVAIVLTGANPRPEHVRAALLTT; from the coding sequence GTGACCACCCCCGCGCTGGACCTCGCAGGCATCGAACGCGCGAGCAAGGAGATCGACCCGGTCTTCCGGGACAGCCCGCAGTTCGTCGAGGAGAGCCTCAGCGCGCTGCTCGGCCGCCAGGTGCTGGTCAAGCTGGAGACCGCCAACCCGCTGCGCTGCTTCAAGGGCCGCGGCGCCGACACCTTCGCCGCCCGGGTCCCGAGCGATGTCGAGCTGGTCTGCGGCTCGGCGGGCAACTTCGGTCAGGCGCTCGGCTACGTCGGCCGGTCCAGGGGCATCCCGGTGCGCGTGTACGTCGGCGAGGACGTCAACCCCGACAAGCTGGCCAGGATGCGGGCCCTCGGCGCGCACGTCGTCGTCTCCGGCCCGGACTGCGACGGCGCCAAGGACGAGGCCCGCGCCTACGCCGCCGAGGCGCCCGGCAGGCTCTTCGTCGAGGAGGGCGCCGAGAGCGCCATCGCCGAGGGCAACGGCAGCATCGGCGTCGAACTGCTCGCCGCCGGCAGCTTCGACACCGTCGTGGCGCCGGTCGGCGACGGGGCGTTGATCTCCGGCCTCGCGGCCTGGATCAAGCACCACTCGCCGCAGACCCGCGTCGTCGGCGTGTGCGCCGCCGGAGCACCGGCGCCCGAACGCAGCTGGCGCGCCGGTACGGCCGTGGCGACCGACTCCGTCAACACCATCGCGGACGGCATCGCCCTGCGGCGCCCCGTCATGGACGCCGTCGACCGCATGCGCACCCTCGTCGACGACATGGTCCTGGTGAGCGAGTCCGCGCTGCTCAAGGCGATGGGCCTGGCCGCCCGCACGGTCGGCGTGCTCCTCGAACCGGCGGGCGCCGCGACCCTCGCCGCCCTGACCGAACACGACATCCCCGGCGAGCGCGTCGCGATCGTCCTGACCGGCGCCAACCCCCGCCCCGAGCACGTCCGCGCCGCCCTGCTCACCACGTGA
- a CDS encoding HIT family protein produces the protein MPVQDQTCVFCAVAAGNAPATVVREWEDVIAIRPRPCGVNDGHVLVIPRTHVADASVDPAVSGRVMTCAAELMAEHEAANIITSRGAAATQTVFHLHIHVVPREEGDGLPLPWTPQQTAGGAR, from the coding sequence TTGCCCGTTCAGGATCAAACCTGCGTCTTCTGCGCCGTCGCCGCCGGGAACGCGCCCGCCACCGTCGTGCGGGAATGGGAGGACGTGATCGCCATCCGGCCCCGCCCCTGCGGCGTGAACGACGGCCACGTGCTGGTCATCCCTCGAACCCACGTCGCGGACGCGAGCGTCGACCCGGCGGTGTCCGGGCGCGTCATGACCTGCGCCGCGGAGCTGATGGCCGAGCACGAGGCCGCCAACATCATCACTTCCCGCGGAGCCGCGGCGACGCAAACCGTCTTCCACCTCCACATCCACGTGGTCCCCCGCGAAGAAGGCGACGGCCTGCCATTGCCCTGGACGCCTCAGCAGACTGCCGGAGGTGCGCGGTGA
- a CDS encoding nucleoside 2-deoxyribosyltransferase domain-containing protein yields MSSALNVVWAREPIPTGPSVFLAGPTPRAGREVPSWRPAAVEALAQRWTGPEPLIVFTPESRGGKRAAHYDDQVDWEISARATATAILFWIPRDLRTLPGFTTNVEFGLDVGTGRAVLGCPPDCPNPERNRYLIYVARRHGVPVCETLEDTVAAALALVTAQTT; encoded by the coding sequence GTGAGTTCTGCCCTGAACGTGGTCTGGGCCCGCGAGCCGATCCCCACCGGCCCATCGGTCTTCCTCGCCGGGCCGACCCCGCGCGCCGGCCGTGAGGTCCCGTCCTGGCGACCCGCCGCCGTCGAAGCGCTGGCACAGCGATGGACGGGACCAGAACCGTTGATCGTCTTCACGCCGGAGTCACGCGGCGGCAAGCGGGCCGCCCACTACGACGACCAGGTCGACTGGGAGATCTCCGCCCGCGCGACCGCGACCGCGATCCTGTTCTGGATCCCCCGAGATCTGCGCACCCTGCCCGGCTTCACCACCAACGTCGAGTTCGGCCTGGATGTCGGCACCGGTCGCGCCGTGCTCGGCTGCCCACCCGACTGCCCGAACCCCGAGCGCAACCGCTACCTGATCTACGTGGCCCGCCGCCACGGAGTGCCGGTGTGCGAGACGCTGGAGGACACCGTCGCCGCAGCCCTCGCGCTCGTCACCGCTCAGACCACCTAA